Proteins encoded by one window of Paenibacillus sp. DCT19:
- a CDS encoding Na+/H+ antiporter, translating into MELFIAVLVLLVLIGLSNILNRFVPFIPVPLIQIALGFVVAMLPAGVHLPLNPELFFVLFIAPLLYNDGKRTPRNELWNLRAPILLLALGLVFVTVLVGGYAIHWLIPTIPLPAAFALAAILSPTDAVAVGAMAGRVHLPKSIHRLLEGEALMNDASGLVAFKFAIAATVTGVFSLAEASVSFLIIAIGGLLAGAILSFLLIRLGVWIRRLGMEDVTIHMLLQILTPFVIYLVSEEIGVSGILAVVAGGIIHAIERDRTESVQLKMQVVSMSTWSVILYILNGLVFVILGVQIPDVLNTIFANASFNNGQVLGYVGLITLLLLALRFVWIYVFWRGNRWYRPKSAIGRPNFKAMTLISLSGVRGAVTLAGAFSIPYVLEDGSPFPERDLIIFLAAGVILLTLIAASVLLPVLAKNDEKTTDGKPFTTERKAQDIMLNAAIRAVKSEMNEENKAAALAVVSDLSKYIRQAAGQLTAGKRKDILKQEAAINLIGTRAERKEVQKMMDENVIASDAAFRCNSWLDRKEMMLANRTNTQMMFSISEIARVIGHLFTERKEAPTSSFMIENAELFQQVKLRTSEAAIKAIRAQMNDANRTVAIAVIAKYERVISKLRSWNQGQKEDPFDQNKMELQMVAIQEQRNTVQQLYENGEINRDVAAKLRRFINDVEATVLKNS; encoded by the coding sequence ATGGAACTATTTATCGCTGTCCTCGTTTTACTGGTTCTGATCGGTTTGTCCAATATATTAAACCGATTTGTACCTTTTATCCCGGTTCCGCTCATTCAAATTGCGCTTGGTTTTGTGGTGGCAATGCTACCTGCTGGCGTGCATTTGCCACTGAATCCGGAATTGTTCTTTGTGCTCTTTATTGCTCCGTTGTTGTACAACGATGGTAAACGAACACCACGAAATGAATTGTGGAATCTCAGAGCACCCATTCTACTTCTTGCGCTAGGGCTTGTATTTGTCACCGTACTGGTGGGTGGATATGCGATTCACTGGCTTATTCCTACCATTCCACTTCCTGCTGCCTTTGCACTCGCTGCGATTTTGTCGCCAACGGATGCTGTAGCGGTTGGCGCGATGGCAGGACGTGTACATCTTCCCAAAAGCATACATAGGTTACTTGAGGGAGAGGCGTTAATGAACGATGCCTCTGGATTGGTTGCATTCAAATTTGCGATTGCTGCCACGGTTACCGGTGTTTTCTCACTTGCAGAGGCCTCGGTTAGCTTCTTGATTATCGCCATCGGCGGGCTACTTGCCGGTGCAATATTATCATTTCTGCTCATCCGGCTTGGTGTCTGGATTCGTCGTCTCGGGATGGAAGACGTGACCATTCATATGCTTCTGCAGATTTTGACGCCCTTCGTGATATATCTCGTTAGTGAAGAGATCGGTGTCTCGGGAATCTTGGCCGTTGTTGCAGGTGGTATCATTCATGCGATTGAGCGTGATCGTACAGAATCCGTGCAACTTAAGATGCAAGTTGTGTCGATGAGCACCTGGTCTGTGATTTTGTACATTCTAAATGGTCTGGTGTTTGTTATTCTAGGCGTGCAGATTCCAGATGTGTTAAACACTATTTTTGCCAATGCCTCGTTTAATAATGGTCAGGTACTCGGCTACGTTGGTCTGATTACGTTGTTGTTGTTAGCCTTACGTTTTGTGTGGATTTATGTATTCTGGCGTGGGAATAGATGGTACCGCCCCAAATCTGCGATTGGAAGGCCGAACTTCAAAGCGATGACGTTGATCTCACTCTCGGGTGTGAGAGGAGCGGTGACGCTGGCTGGTGCATTCTCCATTCCATATGTTCTCGAAGATGGATCGCCTTTTCCGGAGCGGGATCTCATTATTTTTTTGGCGGCAGGTGTCATTCTGCTAACATTAATTGCAGCGAGTGTCTTACTTCCGGTATTAGCCAAAAATGATGAGAAAACTACGGATGGCAAGCCGTTTACTACAGAACGTAAAGCACAAGATATTATGCTAAATGCAGCGATACGTGCGGTGAAGTCAGAGATGAACGAGGAGAACAAGGCAGCAGCGCTTGCTGTAGTCTCAGACCTATCGAAGTATATCAGACAGGCAGCTGGTCAGCTCACTGCGGGTAAACGCAAAGATATCCTGAAACAGGAGGCAGCCATTAACCTGATTGGTACTCGTGCTGAACGTAAGGAAGTGCAGAAGATGATGGATGAAAATGTAATTGCATCTGACGCAGCATTCCGGTGTAATAGCTGGCTGGATCGCAAAGAAATGATGCTGGCTAACCGAACCAACACACAAATGATGTTCTCGATCAGTGAGATTGCACGTGTAATTGGACATTTGTTCACCGAGCGTAAAGAAGCTCCGACTTCGTCGTTCATGATCGAAAATGCAGAACTGTTCCAGCAGGTTAAACTTCGTACCTCTGAAGCAGCGATTAAAGCGATCCGTGCCCAGATGAACGATGCCAATCGCACGGTGGCGATAGCGGTCATTGCCAAGTATGAGCGCGTCATTTCCAAATTGCGTAGCTGGAATCAAGGGCAGAAGGAAGATCCATTCGATCAGAACAAGATGGAGCTACAGATGGTAGCGATTCAGGAGCAGCGGAATACGGTACAGCAATTGTATGAGAATGGGGAAATTAACCGGGATGTCGCTGCCAAATTACGGCGCTTTATCAATGATGTTGAGGCTACCGTACTCAAAAACAGTTAA
- a CDS encoding aldo/keto reductase, which translates to MAEQHTRLGKTDLFVNPIGLGANAVGGHNIYPDMLNDETGKEIVRTALKQGINFVDTAFIYGPEHSERLIGEVLKETGQRQNTIIATKAAHKLVDGKVEIDNSPAFLTEAVDQALRRLQTDYIDLFYIHFPDEQTPKDEAVGALKRLKDAGKIRAIGVSNFSVDQLREANRDGDVDVLQSEYNLFKREAEQELLPYTTEHQISFVPYFPLAAGLLGGKYKRDTTFQDGRAKNPLFTGENFIRNLDKVDQLRSIAESKNAEVAHLVLAWYLSQPSIDALIPGAKKPEQVINNLKTLQVELSAEEIAVIDQIFR; encoded by the coding sequence ATGGCAGAACAACACACTCGTTTAGGCAAAACGGATCTATTTGTTAACCCCATTGGGTTAGGTGCAAATGCAGTAGGTGGACACAATATTTATCCTGATATGTTGAATGATGAAACAGGCAAAGAAATCGTTCGCACTGCATTGAAGCAAGGGATCAACTTTGTGGATACAGCCTTCATCTATGGTCCGGAGCATTCTGAGCGATTAATCGGCGAAGTGCTCAAAGAGACAGGTCAGCGTCAAAATACAATCATAGCAACCAAGGCTGCACATAAATTGGTCGATGGAAAGGTTGAGATCGATAACTCCCCAGCCTTTCTAACCGAAGCTGTTGACCAAGCACTAAGACGTTTACAGACGGATTACATCGACTTATTCTATATTCATTTTCCAGACGAACAGACACCGAAAGATGAAGCAGTAGGTGCGTTGAAGCGATTAAAGGATGCGGGCAAAATTCGAGCAATTGGTGTGTCCAACTTCTCCGTTGATCAGCTTCGGGAAGCGAACCGGGATGGGGACGTAGACGTCTTACAATCCGAATACAATCTTTTCAAACGAGAAGCTGAGCAAGAACTGCTGCCTTACACAACAGAACATCAAATTTCATTTGTCCCTTACTTCCCACTGGCTGCAGGGCTGCTGGGCGGCAAATATAAACGTGATACAACGTTCCAAGATGGTCGAGCAAAGAATCCACTCTTCACCGGCGAGAACTTTATTCGCAATTTGGACAAGGTAGATCAACTTCGTAGCATCGCAGAATCCAAAAATGCTGAGGTTGCACATCTTGTGTTGGCATGGTATCTGTCCCAGCCTTCCATTGATGCCCTCATACCGGGAGCGAAGAAACCGGAACAGGTTATTAATAATTTGAAGACATTGCAGGTAGAATTGTCTGCCGAGGAAATTGCAGTGATAGATCAGATATTTCGCTAG
- a CDS encoding polysaccharide deacetylase family protein — protein MTLTLKKARLIGILIVILFISCNTVYAKPAQKNRQYYEERGEIVWEVPTQDKLIALTFDDGPDPVQTPEILALLQQYEAKATFFVLGKWAEKFPQLVMQEQQEGHEVANHTYAHTYAGRNTGVGTYIRDMDAAEKSILGAGAPRPLLFRPPGGYYNDMVIQAAKEKGYTIVLWSWHQDTRDWASPGVTAITNKVLKNVRNGDIVLFHDKVEGKSQTVQALARILPKLKQEGYRFVTVSELLAVKAKEAAKEGISSSKSRP, from the coding sequence ATGACCCTGACCCTGAAAAAAGCCCGATTAATCGGAATACTCATCGTAATCCTCTTCATTAGCTGCAATACGGTTTATGCGAAGCCTGCGCAGAAGAATCGGCAGTACTACGAGGAACGTGGAGAGATCGTGTGGGAAGTGCCTACACAGGATAAGCTTATCGCCTTAACGTTTGATGATGGTCCCGACCCTGTACAGACACCTGAAATTTTAGCTTTGCTCCAGCAGTATGAAGCGAAAGCGACGTTTTTTGTGTTAGGCAAATGGGCTGAGAAATTCCCGCAGCTTGTCATGCAGGAGCAGCAGGAAGGACATGAGGTAGCTAATCATACGTATGCACATACGTATGCAGGGCGCAATACTGGAGTTGGTACCTATATTCGTGACATGGATGCTGCCGAGAAATCTATCCTTGGTGCGGGTGCGCCTCGCCCACTGTTGTTCAGACCACCTGGTGGTTACTATAATGACATGGTGATTCAGGCCGCCAAAGAGAAAGGCTATACCATTGTGTTATGGTCTTGGCATCAGGATACGCGAGATTGGGCTTCTCCAGGAGTTACGGCCATTACTAACAAAGTGTTAAAAAACGTTCGTAACGGGGATATCGTTCTATTCCATGATAAAGTGGAGGGCAAATCTCAGACGGTACAGGCATTAGCACGAATTCTGCCAAAGCTTAAGCAAGAAGGTTATCGTTTCGTGACGGTTTCGGAGCTGCTCGCCGTTAAGGCGAAGGAAGCAGCAAAGGAAGGCATATCATCCTCGAAAAGTCGCCCATAA
- a CDS encoding YwbE family protein encodes MNGQQRMNIRAGLEVDIVLKQDQSTGKLTRGIVKDLLTKSPTHPHGIKVRLTNGQVGRVKQIISGATQ; translated from the coding sequence ATGAACGGACAACAACGGATGAACATTAGAGCAGGCTTAGAAGTAGATATCGTGCTCAAGCAGGATCAGTCTACAGGCAAGCTGACACGGGGAATTGTGAAAGATTTGCTGACCAAGTCACCCACACACCCTCATGGAATTAAGGTTCGTCTCACCAATGGACAGGTAGGACGGGTAAAGCAGATTATCAGTGGAGCAACGCAATGA
- a CDS encoding sensor histidine kinase produces MENRQLILYKDKKEHVLLITFTIEGFTKSILMLIKKGRSSMNFIRSLRFKFIVGLTLIMLPLFLLMYYNNVYAMNVVRDQVSLTNMNHLVKSVEQNERVLQETNRYLYSLGERDPDIISLFFLKYGSGDYIIAKQRIMNKFMTDIGFYNLIDSFFLYDAINDDLLLATSGDYDIKMSLVQKSMPVQMQQFEGDIQQPEWGIVRGESRNALVKTVRINQQFYAGALVDMNALNYPEQSTESGDRSGAVIVDIDGVALSNSSLSADQIKLAAAHLPGLKNPYQVISEEVSKGKARQYLMLGLPSAMSKMNYVVLLPEEDMMRNLPFFQRIIRLLPIGAAVILITALVFVRQLLFRPMNMLIRGMRRVSRGELDVRLEPPASSELEFVTRSFNQMTSQIQHLKIDVYEEQLRTREAEFKQLQMQINPHFYLNSLNIIHSLASLQKHELVQQMAGHLADYFRFSLRAGKRVIRLDEELEHIRHYLEIQKLRFPNKFSFSLEVDTGLGHYVLPPLTLQPFVENAIIHGFQRRTEPFVIRIKGERTAFVSGSTANEDETEQLPMLFITIEDNGVGFNQELLDRLQQGQYAEDPGGQHIGIWNVAHRLMVKYGDVAGLAFSNQADGGATVVIHIPAQTEEEEGGA; encoded by the coding sequence ATGGAAAATAGACAACTTATCTTGTACAAGGATAAGAAAGAACATGTATTGTTGATAACGTTTACAATTGAGGGTTTTACCAAAAGTATTTTAATGCTGATCAAAAAAGGACGGTCATCCATGAACTTCATCCGTTCATTGCGATTCAAATTTATAGTGGGTCTGACACTCATCATGCTGCCCCTGTTTCTGCTCATGTACTATAACAATGTGTACGCCATGAATGTTGTACGTGATCAAGTATCACTAACGAATATGAATCATTTAGTGAAGAGCGTTGAACAAAATGAACGTGTGCTTCAGGAAACGAATCGTTATCTATATAGCCTGGGTGAGCGTGACCCAGATATCATCTCCTTGTTTTTTCTAAAATACGGTAGCGGGGATTATATTATTGCCAAGCAACGGATCATGAATAAATTCATGACAGATATAGGCTTCTACAATCTGATTGATTCCTTCTTTTTGTACGACGCGATAAATGATGATCTGTTGCTCGCCACATCCGGTGATTACGATATCAAAATGTCACTCGTGCAGAAGAGCATGCCTGTGCAGATGCAGCAATTCGAAGGGGATATCCAGCAGCCTGAATGGGGGATTGTCCGCGGTGAATCAAGAAATGCACTCGTAAAGACGGTGCGCATCAACCAGCAATTCTACGCCGGTGCTCTTGTGGACATGAATGCACTGAATTATCCAGAGCAATCCACGGAATCGGGAGATCGTAGTGGGGCGGTTATTGTAGACATAGATGGTGTCGCATTGTCCAATTCATCCTTAAGTGCAGATCAGATTAAGCTTGCGGCTGCCCATCTTCCCGGACTGAAGAACCCTTACCAGGTTATCTCGGAAGAAGTATCCAAGGGTAAGGCACGTCAATATTTGATGCTTGGCTTGCCTTCAGCGATGTCCAAAATGAACTATGTTGTGCTTCTGCCAGAAGAAGACATGATGCGAAATTTGCCTTTCTTCCAACGGATCATTCGTTTGCTGCCTATTGGTGCAGCGGTGATTCTTATTACGGCTCTTGTCTTTGTCCGTCAATTGCTGTTCCGGCCAATGAATATGCTTATTCGTGGTATGAGACGGGTGAGTAGAGGTGAGCTTGATGTCAGATTGGAGCCACCCGCCTCTTCGGAGCTGGAGTTTGTTACTCGAAGCTTCAATCAGATGACAAGTCAGATTCAGCATCTTAAAATCGATGTTTATGAGGAGCAGCTAAGAACGAGGGAAGCGGAATTCAAGCAACTACAGATGCAGATTAACCCTCATTTTTATCTGAACTCCCTGAATATCATTCATAGCCTGGCTTCGCTGCAGAAGCATGAACTGGTGCAACAGATGGCAGGCCATCTCGCCGACTATTTCCGTTTCAGCCTGCGAGCTGGCAAACGTGTCATTCGACTTGATGAAGAACTGGAGCATATTCGCCATTATTTGGAGATTCAGAAACTTCGTTTTCCAAATAAGTTTAGTTTTTCGCTGGAAGTCGACACGGGTCTGGGGCACTATGTACTGCCACCATTAACGCTGCAACCCTTCGTTGAAAATGCAATTATTCATGGATTTCAGCGGCGTACAGAGCCTTTTGTCATTCGCATTAAAGGGGAGAGAACAGCATTCGTATCTGGTTCCACTGCGAACGAGGATGAGACAGAACAGCTTCCAATGTTATTTATAACGATAGAGGACAATGGTGTGGGCTTCAACCAGGAGCTGCTGGATCGTCTGCAGCAAGGGCAATATGCAGAAGACCCAGGGGGACAGCACATCGGAATATGGAATGTAGCACACCGATTGATGGTGAAATATGGAGACGTAGCCGGGCTTGCCTTCAGCAACCAAGCTGATGGTGGAGCCACAGTGGTAATTCACATACCCGCACAGACGGAAGAGGAAGAAGGGGGAGCCTAA
- a CDS encoding helix-turn-helix domain-containing protein translates to MRNLLIVDDEVYALQAMVEGVDWQSAGIDQVFSAGDAEEARAILKRHAIDIMICDIEMPGETGLDLQSWVLKHDPGMLTIFLTGHALFAYAQTAIKLNSFDYVLKPAPADQLLKIVSQAVDKIKAGEQRTHTNKLYETVYKRWQTHKPLLTERFWKDAISQRMTLTKQRLQELAEVYGAEIDPNARIVPIVISVEEWVREFDLRDEEVLEYALRNAAKEMLLGDRPGEVFQDHGGLNIVLAYEQDGIVASASEMEQDCQIYIRECGTYFYCRLSCYVGVPVAVTELQGMLNELMDMERRNIKELAGVFVYDEQGRDTEDRFLPIPWFSELSILFETGKVGDLRERVDEIFELLAGQERLSPEILRLYYHAMLHVVYPLLHQKNVSVRSLYPGEREPEESFVTRSLPQLKQWTLDLISRVVPVLYPDDHSPMTIVDQLCIYIENHIGEELMREELASFAGFNPAYLSRLFRKEKGMSLSEFILQRRVAKAKTLLSQSTVKVTDIAGKVGYYNYSHFTKMFKKCTGITPQEFRKQSRTVQL, encoded by the coding sequence ATGCGGAATCTGTTGATCGTGGATGATGAGGTATATGCCCTACAGGCTATGGTTGAAGGGGTGGACTGGCAATCGGCGGGCATTGATCAGGTATTTAGTGCAGGAGATGCTGAAGAGGCGCGAGCGATATTGAAGCGACATGCTATCGATATTATGATCTGTGATATTGAAATGCCTGGCGAAACAGGTCTTGATCTACAGAGCTGGGTTCTTAAGCATGATCCAGGCATGTTGACTATTTTTCTTACAGGTCATGCTTTGTTTGCATATGCACAGACGGCAATTAAACTGAACAGCTTTGATTATGTGCTTAAGCCTGCCCCTGCGGATCAATTGCTCAAAATTGTGAGTCAGGCTGTAGATAAAATCAAAGCAGGTGAACAGCGCACACATACGAATAAACTTTACGAGACCGTCTACAAACGCTGGCAGACTCATAAGCCACTGTTGACAGAGCGGTTCTGGAAAGATGCGATATCTCAACGAATGACATTGACCAAACAGCGCTTGCAGGAATTAGCCGAAGTGTATGGAGCCGAGATTGATCCCAATGCACGTATTGTACCCATCGTCATTTCGGTAGAGGAATGGGTTCGTGAATTTGACCTTCGGGATGAAGAGGTATTGGAATATGCGCTGCGAAACGCAGCTAAGGAGATGTTGTTAGGAGACAGACCAGGTGAAGTATTTCAAGATCATGGCGGTCTAAATATCGTGCTTGCGTATGAACAAGATGGCATCGTAGCTTCCGCGAGTGAGATGGAACAGGATTGCCAGATCTATATTCGAGAATGCGGTACGTACTTCTATTGCCGATTATCCTGTTATGTGGGTGTTCCTGTTGCGGTTACCGAGTTGCAGGGGATGCTGAATGAGCTGATGGACATGGAGCGACGCAATATTAAGGAACTCGCAGGTGTATTTGTATACGATGAGCAAGGCCGAGATACCGAAGATCGTTTTTTACCGATTCCGTGGTTCTCTGAATTATCCATCCTGTTTGAGACAGGCAAAGTAGGAGATTTACGTGAACGTGTTGATGAGATTTTTGAGTTGTTGGCTGGGCAGGAGAGGTTGTCACCAGAGATTCTGCGACTGTACTATCATGCGATGCTGCATGTGGTGTATCCTCTGCTTCATCAGAAAAATGTATCTGTACGTAGTCTTTATCCAGGGGAACGTGAGCCGGAAGAGAGTTTTGTAACACGTTCTTTACCACAATTGAAGCAGTGGACATTGGATCTGATTAGTCGTGTGGTGCCTGTGTTGTATCCAGACGACCATAGTCCAATGACGATCGTAGATCAGTTGTGCATCTACATTGAGAATCATATTGGTGAAGAGCTGATGCGAGAAGAGCTAGCTTCCTTTGCCGGATTTAACCCCGCGTATCTGTCTCGTCTGTTCCGGAAAGAGAAGGGCATGTCTCTATCAGAGTTTATTTTACAGCGCAGAGTAGCAAAAGCGAAAACGTTATTATCCCAGTCTACCGTGAAGGTCACGGATATTGCGGGCAAGGTCGGATACTATAATTACTCTCATTTTACGAAAATGTTTAAGAAGTGCACCGGCATTACACCCCAGGAATTTCGCAAACAATCGCGTACCGTACAGCTATGA
- a CDS encoding sugar ABC transporter permease: MKTQPETGNRARISDVGAGSVRKRKSVLYNLGKFKVLYLMFLPGILFLLVNNYMPMFGVLIAFKNVNYADGILGSPWSGWDNFKYLFSTSDAWEITRNTLAYNTVFIALNLFVGVGLAILLNEVKNKAMSKLYQSLMLLPYFLSMIVVSYLVLAFLGKDSGFMNSTILQIFGGQPIDWYSEPKYWPYILPLVNTWKNIGYYAVIYLAAVVGIDEEYYEAAVLDGATKWHQIRFITVPFLIPLIVIMTLLQIGRIFYADFSLFYQVPLESGALFPVTNVLDTYVYRTFLIGGDIGMSSAAGLYQAVVGFVLVLVSNTIVRRIDKDNALF, from the coding sequence ATGAAGACACAACCCGAGACGGGTAATCGCGCACGGATATCAGATGTAGGAGCGGGGTCAGTTCGCAAACGTAAATCGGTCTTGTACAATCTTGGAAAGTTTAAAGTGCTTTATCTCATGTTTCTGCCAGGAATTCTGTTTCTGCTGGTGAACAACTACATGCCCATGTTCGGCGTACTCATTGCTTTCAAAAATGTAAACTATGCCGACGGTATTCTAGGAAGTCCATGGAGCGGCTGGGATAACTTCAAGTATTTGTTCTCCACGAGTGACGCGTGGGAGATCACCCGAAATACACTTGCGTACAATACCGTGTTTATCGCACTAAATCTATTTGTCGGCGTAGGCCTAGCGATATTGCTAAATGAAGTTAAGAACAAGGCCATGTCGAAATTATACCAATCACTTATGCTGCTGCCTTATTTCTTATCCATGATTGTAGTCAGTTACCTGGTACTTGCGTTCCTGGGTAAGGATTCGGGGTTCATGAACTCTACCATATTGCAGATCTTTGGTGGACAGCCAATTGACTGGTACTCTGAGCCGAAGTATTGGCCTTATATATTACCGCTGGTGAATACGTGGAAAAATATAGGATATTATGCCGTCATATATCTCGCAGCTGTCGTAGGCATCGATGAGGAGTATTATGAAGCGGCCGTCTTGGATGGAGCGACCAAATGGCATCAAATTCGCTTCATTACGGTTCCGTTTCTCATTCCGTTGATTGTCATTATGACTCTGTTACAGATTGGCCGTATATTCTATGCGGACTTCAGTTTGTTCTATCAAGTTCCATTGGAATCAGGTGCGCTGTTCCCTGTAACGAACGTACTTGATACTTATGTGTACCGTACATTCTTGATCGGCGGCGATATAGGAATGTCCTCTGCTGCAGGTCTCTATCAGGCAGTCGTCGGCTTCGTGCTTGTCTTGGTATCCAATACCATCGTGAGACGAATAGACAAAGATAATGCATTATTTTGA
- a CDS encoding carbohydrate ABC transporter permease, whose translation MKTRDPLAVSRRSASIIHGMFLFYAIACIVPILLVFAISFSDETTVIANGYKLIPEKFSLTAYEFLFKDMDQIIHSYGISIIVTVVGTITSVALTALYAYPLSRRDLPYRGWFAFFIFFTMLFNGGLVPWYLVYVNVLDLKNSILALILPLLLSPFFVLVMRTFFANSIPVSILESARIDGAGELRTFTRIVLPLSLPVMATVALFSTLNYWNDWYLSMIFISDNRTISLQYLMYRTLLDIQYLTSNSNVSSQISSQGGLLNLPNKTLQMAMAVVGIGPIVLAYPFFQRYFIKGLTVGAVKG comes from the coding sequence GTGAAAACACGTGATCCATTGGCCGTTTCGCGGCGTTCCGCTTCGATTATTCACGGCATGTTTCTCTTTTACGCCATAGCCTGTATCGTGCCGATCCTGCTTGTCTTCGCCATCTCTTTCTCGGACGAAACAACAGTAATCGCTAACGGCTATAAGTTAATTCCTGAGAAGTTCAGTCTGACGGCTTATGAGTTTTTGTTTAAGGATATGGATCAGATCATTCACTCCTACGGCATTTCCATTATTGTAACTGTGGTGGGGACGATTACGAGTGTGGCTCTGACTGCATTATATGCTTATCCGCTCTCACGTAGAGATTTGCCATACCGAGGATGGTTTGCATTCTTCATCTTCTTCACTATGTTGTTCAATGGTGGATTGGTACCCTGGTATCTCGTATATGTGAATGTGCTTGATTTGAAAAATTCGATTCTGGCACTTATTTTGCCGCTGCTTCTATCACCGTTCTTCGTACTGGTCATGCGGACATTCTTCGCGAATTCGATCCCGGTCTCCATATTGGAATCGGCTCGAATTGATGGAGCGGGTGAACTGAGAACGTTTACACGCATTGTACTTCCACTCTCACTTCCAGTTATGGCAACGGTTGCACTCTTTAGTACGCTTAACTACTGGAATGACTGGTATCTAAGTATGATCTTTATATCGGATAACCGGACGATCAGCCTTCAGTACTTAATGTACCGAACGCTGCTCGATATTCAATATTTGACTTCTAACTCTAATGTGTCTTCACAGATTTCCTCACAGGGTGGATTGCTGAATCTACCGAACAAAACATTGCAGATGGCAATGGCTGTAGTCGGAATTGGACCTATTGTGTTAGCCTATCCGTTCTTCCAACGGTACTTCATCAAAGGGCTTACCGTAGGTGCAGTGAAGGGCTAA
- a CDS encoding extracellular solute-binding protein: MVKTLKVWPRLAAAVMALSLVLAGCSTDKGGTTTTPGAEGGGAAEGGGKPYEVTLYYPGTPQKDVALVEAEINKKMEPKIGATLKINAIDWGQWDNKLNLMISSGEKSDIIFTAAWQNYTVNVAKGAFLPLNDLLEEHGQDIKKNLDPAFLEGSQVDGSTMVYQRIKSLQQHVVCSCVRIWLTNTSWT, from the coding sequence TTGGTTAAAACGTTAAAGGTATGGCCGCGACTCGCGGCGGCAGTCATGGCACTGAGTCTCGTGCTTGCAGGCTGTTCAACGGACAAAGGCGGAACAACTACAACGCCAGGTGCAGAAGGCGGAGGTGCAGCAGAAGGTGGAGGGAAACCTTATGAAGTGACGCTGTATTATCCAGGAACACCACAGAAGGATGTTGCCTTGGTAGAAGCTGAGATCAATAAAAAGATGGAACCGAAAATTGGGGCAACGCTCAAAATCAATGCGATCGACTGGGGACAGTGGGACAATAAGCTGAATCTGATGATCTCCTCTGGTGAGAAATCAGACATTATCTTTACAGCAGCGTGGCAGAACTACACGGTCAATGTAGCCAAAGGAGCTTTCCTGCCACTGAATGATCTGCTCGAAGAGCATGGTCAGGACATTAAGAAAAATCTAGACCCAGCCTTCCTTGAAGGTTCTCAGGTAGATGGGTCAACTATGGTGTACCAACGAATAAAGAGCTTGCAGCAACACGTGGTGTGCTCGTGCGTCAGGATCTGGCTGACAAATACAAGCTGGACTTAG